The Pantoea cypripedii genomic sequence GGCACCGATCTCACTCGGCAATATGGATGCGGTGGACGTGGTGCGCGGCGGCGGTGCGGTACGCTATGGGCCACAAAGCGTGGGCGGGGTGGTCAACTTTGTCACCCGCGCGATACCGAAAGATTTTGGTATCGAAGCGGGTGTTGAAGGGCAGCTCAGCCCGACGTCTTCGCAGAATAACCCAAAAGAAACCCATAACCTGCTGGTGGGCGGCACCGCGGATAACGGCTTCGGTAGCGCCATCCTCTACTCAGGCACGCGTGGCAGCGACTGGCGTGAACACAGCGCCACCCGCATCGACGATGTGATGCTGAAAAGCCAGTACGCGCCTGACGAAGTGCATACCTTTACCAGCCTGCTGCAATATTACGACGGTGAAGCGGATATGCCGGGGGGCCTGAGTCGTGCTGATTACGATGCGGACCGCTGGCAGTCGACGCGCCCTGTCGACCGCTTCTGGGGCCGTCGCCAGCTGGCCAGCCTGGGTTATCAGTTCCAGCCGGACCAGCAGCATAAGTTTAATATCCTCGGTTTCTATACCCATACACTGCGCAGCGGCTATCTGGAACAGGGTGCGCGCGTGACGTTGTCACCCCGCGAGTATTGGGTAAGGGGTATCGAGCCGCGCTACAGCCAGAGTTTTAACCTCGGTCCGACCGCCCATGAAGTGGGCGTCGGTTATCGCTATGTCAGCGAATCCGGCCACGAAATGCGTTACTACACCCCGACTGTAAGCGGCGAGTTGCCTTCCACCGCCAGCCCTTACGACCGTGATACCCGTTCCGGTACGGAGGCCCATGCCTGGTATCTGGATGATCGCATCGATATCGGCAACTGGACCATCACGCCGGGGATGCGCTTTGAACACATCGAGTCGTTCCAGCGCAACGCCATTCGCGGCACGCGCCAGGATGTCAGCTACAACGCACCGCTGCCTGCGCTTAACGTGCTGTATCACCTCACCGACAGCTGGAACCTGTATGCCAACACCGAAGGTTCTTTCGGCACCGTGCAGTACAGCCAGATTGGCAAAGCAGTGGAAAGCGGCAACGTTGAGCCGGAAAAAGCCCGTACCTGGGAAGTGGGGACCCGTTATGACGATGGCGCGCTGACGGCAGAAGTCGGCCTGTTCCTGATCAACTTTAATAACCAGTACGACTCGAACCAGACCAACGATACCGTCACCGCGCGCGGAAAGACGCGTCATACCGGGCTGGAAAGCCAGGTACGTTACAACCTTGGAGAACTGACGCCAGCGCTTGAAGAGGTATCGGTTTACGCCAGCTACGCGTATGTGAACGCTGAAATTCGCGAAAAAGGCGACACCTATGGCAATCAGGTGCCGTTCTCACCGCGTCAGAAAGGCACCTTTGGCGTGGATTACCATCCCGGCAGCTGGACTTTTAACCTCAACAGCGAATTCCAGTCGAGCCAGTTCGCCGATAACGCCAACACCGTGCAGGAAAGCGCCGACGGCAGCACCGGTCGCATTCCCGGTTTTATGCTGTGGGGCGCGCGTGCCAGTTATGATTTCGGCCCCCGCCTCGCCAACCTGAACCTCGCTGTGGGGGTGAAGAACCTGTTTGACCAGCCCTATTTCACCCGCTCCTACGACGACAACAACAAAGGCATTTATGCCGGGCAGCCACGTACTTTCTATGTGCAGGGCGCACTGAAATTCTGACAGGAGACATCATCATGCGCGTTCTGTTTTTGCTGCTGGCGTTGATGGGGTCAGCCAGCGCGGTGACGGTGCAGGATCAGCACGGCACTTTTACTCTGGAACAGACACCACAACGGATTGTGGTGCTGGAACTGTCGTTTGCCGATGCACTGGCGGCGGTGGATCTCAGCCCGGTTGGCATTGCCGACGATAACGATCCACAGCGTTTACTGGAGGAGGTGCGGGCGCACCTCCAGCCCTGGCAATCGGTCGGGCTGCGTGGGCAGCCCAGCCTGGAGGCGATCAGCAGCCTGCATCCGGATCTGATCATCGCTGATAGCAGTCGTCATGCCGGTATCTACAACGCGTTGCAGCGCATTGCGCCGGTGCTGCTGCTCAAATCGCGCAATGAAACGTACCAGGAAAATTTGCAGTCTGCGGCCATCATCGGCGAAGTGGTGGGTAAAAAACCAGAGATGGAGCAGCGGCTGGCGTTGCATCGGCAGCGTATAGCCGCCGCCGCTGCACAGCTGCCGCAGGGGACGCGGGTGATGTTTGGCACGTCGCGGGAAAATCAGTTCACGCTGCATTCGCGTGACAGCTACACCGGCGGGGTGCTGAGTGCGCTGGGGTTGCAGGTGACGGAGCCGATTAACGGTGCGGCGATGACGCCGATCGGCCTGGAGACTCTGCTGGCGCAGAACCCCGACTGGCTGCTGGTGGCGCATTATCGCCAGGAAAGCATTGTGAAGCGCTGGCAGGCCGATCCGCTGTGGGCGATGTTGAAAGTCGCACAGCAACATCATGTCCGCGAAGTTGACAGCAACAGCTGGGCGCGCATGCGCGGCTTGTTTGCAGCGGAAAAAATTTCGCGTGACGCTGTCACGTTATTCACCCAATGATACGTTGGTTAATCAGCGTGGCGCTGCTGATCAGTGCCTTCTGGTTCAGCCTGACCAGCTTCTCTGCGGTGCCGATCGCGCCGCAGTCCGCCCTGCATGCGTTATGGCCGGGACAGCCGCAAAATATCGGCGAAGCACTGGTGTTTAATCTGCGATTGCCGCGCGCGCTGGTGGCAGTGCTGCTGGGTGCTGCACTGGCGCTGGCTGGCGGCTTGTTACAGGCGTTGACGCATAATCCGCTGGCTTCGCCGTCGGTACTGGGCATCAACAGCGGTGCGGCATTAGCGATCGCGCTGGTGTCGGCTTTTGCTCCGGTGAAACTGGAAGGCTATCCACTGGCATTAATTGCCGCCGGTGGCGGCGGCCTGAGCTGGGTTTGCGTGACGCTGGCGGCACGCACCCATGACCGGCAGCGGCTGATCCTCGCCGGTATCGCGTTATCGGCATTCTGCATGGCGATGACGCGTATCGTATTGCTGCTGGCGGAGGATCACGCTTACGGCATTCTGACCTGGCTGGCAGGGGGAATTGCCCAGGTGCGCTGGCAGGAGGTGTGGCAGTTGCTGCCGGTCATGGCCGTGATCGTCCCGCTGGTGCTGACCCAGACGCGCGCCCTGAACCTGCTGAGCATGGGTGACAGCGCGGCGCATAGCCTCGGCGTGAATATCGTTGTGCTGCGCGTTGGACTGAGCATTGCGTTGTTGCTGCTGGTGGGCGCGTGCGTCAGCGTGGCCGGGCCGCTGGGCTTTATTGGCCTGCTGGTGCCGCATCTGGCGCGAGCGTGGATCGGCCACGATCTGCGAGTCATGTTGCCGATGGCGATGTTGCTCGGCGCAACCCTGCTGCTGATCGCCGATATTGCTGCCCGCGCGCTGGGCTGGCCCGGAGAACTGCCTGCCGGGGTGGTGCTGGCGCTGGTGGGCGCTCCCTGCTTTGTCTGGCTGGCAAGGAGGCAGCGATGATACCTGCGCGTTATCTGCTGCCGCTGATGTTGTTTGGGCTGGCGGTCGGCATGATTATCAGCCTGAAACTGGGTGTGCAGTCATTCTCCTGGTCAACGTTGTGGTCGGCGTGGCAACCCGCTAATGAGGCGCATTTTGTGGTGATGGAATACCGTCTGCCACGGGTGGTGCTGGCGCTGCTGGTGGGAGCGGCGCTGGCGGTGTCCGGCGTGCTGGTGCAGGGGGTGATCCGCAACCCGCTGGCATCGCCCGATATCCTCGGCGTCAATCATGCCGCCAGCCTGGCCTCGCTGGTGGCACTGCTGTTATTTCCCGCTTTTCCGCTGGGAGGGTTGCCGCTGGTGTCATTTGCCGGGGGTTGCTTTGCGCTGGGGTTGCTGCGCTGGCTGACCGGTACTTCGTCGCCGTTGCGGCTGGCAGTAGTGGGGGTGGCACTCGCCGCCTGTTTTGCCAGCGTCACCGATTATCTGTTGCTGTCGCGTCCGCAGGACATCAACACCGCGTTGCTATGGCTGACGGGCAGCCTGTGGGGACGTGACTGGCAGATGGTGCTACTGGCGTTACCGCTTCCGATTTTGCTGCTTATCAGCCTGTGTTTTTGCCGCGATCTCGACCTGCTGGCGCTGGGAGATGAGCGTGCGGCAACCCTCGGGGTTTCTTTGCGCCATTTTCAGCGCGGCGTGCTGCTGATCGGCGTGGCACTGGCCGCGCTGGCGGTGGCGGTATGCGGGCCAATCAGTTTTATCAGCCTGGTGGTGCCACATCTGGCACGTCGTCTGGTGGGGGGATGTCATGCCCGCCTGTTGCCGTTTTCCGCTTTACTTGGGGCGCTGGTGTTACTGCTGGCCGATATGCTGGCGCGCACCCTGTCTCCGCCGATGGAGCTGCCCGCCGGTGTCATCACCGCGCTGATCGGCGCTCCGTGGTTTTTCTGGCTGTTAATCAGGACACGATAGATGCAACTGAGGGTTGAGAATCTGGCTGCGGGCTACGCCGGGAAACGCGTGCTTCAGGACGTGAGCGTGAGCTTTGCCGCCGGGCAAATCACCGCGCTGCTTGGGCCAAATGGCTGCGGCAAATCGACGCTGTTAAAAACGCTGGCGCGCCTGCTGACACCCACTGCGGGACAGCTGTTTATCGGTGGTCAGCCATTGGCGCGTTTTTCCTCACGTCAGCTGGCCCGGCATCTGGCGTTGTTGCCACAGCAACATCTGACGCCGGAAGGGGTGAGCGTGGCGGAGTTGGTGGCTTATGGTCGTCATCCCTGGTTACCGCTGTGGGGGCGATTGTCGGCACAGGACAAAGATCAGGTGCAGGCCGCAATGGCACGGATGGGCATCGCTCAACTGGCGCAGCAGCGCGTCAGCGATTTATCGGGCGGCCAGCGGCAGCGGGTGTTTCTGGCGATGCTGCTGGCGCAGGATACGCCGGTCATCCTGCTGGATGAACCCACCACCTGGCTGGACATCAATCATCAGATCGAGCTGATGAAGCTGATGGGGGAGCTGAAGGCGCAGGGCAAAACCGTGGTGACCGTGTTGCACGACCTCAATCAGGCCAGCCGCTATTGTGATCGGCTGGTGCTGCTGGCAGAAGGCACATTGGTCACCGAGGGGACGCCCGCGCAGGTGTTACAACCTGAGGTCCTTAAACGCGTATTTCAGGTCAATGTGGCGGTGGTGCCGGAACCGGTGAGCGGGGCATTGATATGTGTTCATCATGATGATTAGCACCATCACCTTTATCGCTGCCTGTGAAATCGCGGAAATTAATTTGCAAAATGATTTAAGACAATGATTTTCCTCTGAATATCGAATATCTTATCGCATGGAAGTCGATGGAAATTAACACCTCAAATCAGAATGTTTTTTAAATGGAAATTAAAAACATGTCAAAAAAAACACTGCTTATTATCTCTTCTTTATTGTCGCCAACGTCAGTAGCCTATGCATTGGATACCTCTGGTTATTACCCTGACTGCCGGGAGAATATTAATTTCTCCCGGGCATCAGAGAAAGAGCCGGAATTGGTATGGAGGAATGAAAATAATACGCTATGGCGTGGCGATACGAATAATGAAGGATTAGACGCATTCAAAAATGGGATGCGACCTAAAGGGGTAACGCGAGAATACCCTGAGGCAGAACGCGATCATGACTGGCGTTGCCATAAAGAAGATTCATTTCGTTCAGTTTTCGTCAGTACTACAGAAAATTTGAAAACTGCAATTAACTTTGTCGATCTGTACCATCCGCAAAAAGAAGGCTGGGTCTATGAAATTCATGCGCCTGGTGGAATAAATCAGCAGCTATCCATTGGCGGGGCTGCCGGGACTTATGAAGCAGAGATCTCTTTTCCTGGTGGCGTAAAAGGAAAATTTATTAAGCAGGCATGTTATTACATTAAGAGACAGCTTCAGCGCTGTGAGGATAACCCCGACTTTCAGGAACCTTCATGGAAAGAAAGCCCGGAAGAAGTGGCCGCCGCAGTCACCAGTCTTACCAGGGTGGTTCCCAAAGGCCACTGCGAAACGACAGATGAAACAGTCACGATGCCCGCCGAGCTATGTCCGTTGCCGGATATGGCCACCACGCAGTATTTCCAGGAAGGGAATATCCTGGCGAAAGAGGGCATGTATATTCATTATGATGTATCCGATCGTGGGCCGGAAAAACCTGAACGATGGATTTTATTAATGAGCGGAGACAAAAAATCAGACTCCAGTCATATTGCAGTTAATATCCCGATTACAGCCAGCATGCCGGATACAGGCAATGTTTATGTTTCTCCCGACAAATTTTCATCACCGGCTTATCCCTGGCAAAAGAGATTTCAGCGATGGTCGCTGGGTGTGGCACACGCCGGGGATAATAATCAGATCTCAGGGCCTGTATCTTACTTGCATACAAACTATTTTCCGGTAAAGGGGGATGTTCTGCTGGATGAAATGGCATCAAATGCAATAACTTCAGAAGATGCTGAGAAAGGGGTTCGCGTCACGGTTAGCGCTCCTGTGGACCGTGATTCGTGGCTCTTTACTCAGATAAAAAATCCGGTGACAGGGCAGTGGGGTCTGTTTGGCGGCTATCAGAAAATAAAGGCCGGGGCCAGTAAAACGCTGGACGCAAAAATCATCCGCAGCTGGCACCCGGAGGGCGGTATTTTTCGTATCGGTTTATCGGAGAGCGTGAATACCCCTGGGGATGTCAAACCGCTGGGTAACACGCCTTATATCGAGGTGACGGACAAACCGTAACGCATGGGTAAGGCGTGACGCCTGTCACGCCTTGTTTACCCGCCCCAGCGATACATCCTTCTCGGATGTCCAATCTTGCCGTACTGCATTTCTACTGCCAGAAAGCCTGCATCCACGCAGTGCTCCAGATAGCGTCGAACGGTGGTTTTACTCAGCCCGGTTTCGCTCACCACTTCATCCACAGAAAAACAGCGTTGTGCCTGGGCAAACAGGTTTTGCACCAGCGCCAGTGTCTTCTCTTCAATACCTTTGTTGTTGTTATTCTGACGGTAATTTTTCGCCTGAAGTTGATAGAGCGAATCGACGTTCTGTTGATCGACAATCTTCCATACACGCTGCTGTTCGGCAAACTGCACAAAACGTTCCAGCGACTGGCTCAAACGCTTCCAGGAAACCGGCTTGAGAATATAGTCGAAGGCACCATTGCGGATCGCCTGGCTACAGGTGTCCATATCGCTGGCGGCAGTGATGAAAATCACCGAACAGTTCGCGCGCATTACCAGCGGGTCGCCAATCAGCGTGATGCCTTTACCATCCGGCAGATAATTGTCGAGCAACACTAATTGTGGCTGCTTGCTGTTCAGTAAGCTCTGGGCTTCTGCGAGTGACGAGGCAACCCCCACCAGCCGCAGGCAGGGATGTTCACTGATCAGTTCGGCATGCAACTGCGCCAGCGTGTTTTCATCTTCAACAATCAATACGTCTATCAGTTCAGGTTGCATAATACGGTTCTTCCAGCGTGGATACGGGACGCGCCTGGTCGCCCGTTTCAGGAATAAATAAGGAAAAAATCGTGCCGTGCGGTGCATTGGCGGAAACTTCAATCGACCCGCCCACCTGCGTGACATAGCTGGCGATTAAATACAGGCCGATACCATGATCGCCACTGCGTTTGGTGGTGATCCCGCGTTCAAAAATATGCTCGCGGATGGCCGGGTCGATACCGATACCCCGATCCGCCACTTCAATGATCAGCTCCCGCTCGTTCAGCAGGATCAGCACCTCC encodes the following:
- a CDS encoding scabin-related ADP-ribosyltransferase, with amino-acid sequence MEIKNMSKKTLLIISSLLSPTSVAYALDTSGYYPDCRENINFSRASEKEPELVWRNENNTLWRGDTNNEGLDAFKNGMRPKGVTREYPEAERDHDWRCHKEDSFRSVFVSTTENLKTAINFVDLYHPQKEGWVYEIHAPGGINQQLSIGGAAGTYEAEISFPGGVKGKFIKQACYYIKRQLQRCEDNPDFQEPSWKESPEEVAAAVTSLTRVVPKGHCETTDETVTMPAELCPLPDMATTQYFQEGNILAKEGMYIHYDVSDRGPEKPERWILLMSGDKKSDSSHIAVNIPITASMPDTGNVYVSPDKFSSPAYPWQKRFQRWSLGVAHAGDNNQISGPVSYLHTNYFPVKGDVLLDEMASNAITSEDAEKGVRVTVSAPVDRDSWLFTQIKNPVTGQWGLFGGYQKIKAGASKTLDAKIIRSWHPEGGIFRIGLSESVNTPGDVKPLGNTPYIEVTDKP
- a CDS encoding Fe(3+) dicitrate ABC transporter substrate-binding protein codes for the protein MRVLFLLLALMGSASAVTVQDQHGTFTLEQTPQRIVVLELSFADALAAVDLSPVGIADDNDPQRLLEEVRAHLQPWQSVGLRGQPSLEAISSLHPDLIIADSSRHAGIYNALQRIAPVLLLKSRNETYQENLQSAAIIGEVVGKKPEMEQRLALHRQRIAAAAAQLPQGTRVMFGTSRENQFTLHSRDSYTGGVLSALGLQVTEPINGAAMTPIGLETLLAQNPDWLLVAHYRQESIVKRWQADPLWAMLKVAQQHHVREVDSNSWARMRGLFAAEKISRDAVTLFTQ
- the fecE gene encoding Fe(3+) dicitrate ABC transporter ATP-binding protein FecE, whose protein sequence is MQLRVENLAAGYAGKRVLQDVSVSFAAGQITALLGPNGCGKSTLLKTLARLLTPTAGQLFIGGQPLARFSSRQLARHLALLPQQHLTPEGVSVAELVAYGRHPWLPLWGRLSAQDKDQVQAAMARMGIAQLAQQRVSDLSGGQRQRVFLAMLLAQDTPVILLDEPTTWLDINHQIELMKLMGELKAQGKTVVTVLHDLNQASRYCDRLVLLAEGTLVTEGTPAQVLQPEVLKRVFQVNVAVVPEPVSGALICVHHDD
- the fecA gene encoding TonB-dependent Fe(3+) dicitrate receptor FecA → MTASRPHALRVLPLVTAIRFGLLPALLFTSGMVVAAAPATVHYNIAAGPLDSVLNQFAATAGITLSLDASLTRGKQSAGLQGDYSLHEGLAALLQGSQLEASALGGNLWTVKPQPTEQSLTVVGDWLGEARESDVFEHPGARDVVRRADFAKNGATTMREVLNRIPGVNAPENNGTGSHDLAMNFGIRGLNPRLASRSTVLMDGIPVPFAPYGQPQLSLAPISLGNMDAVDVVRGGGAVRYGPQSVGGVVNFVTRAIPKDFGIEAGVEGQLSPTSSQNNPKETHNLLVGGTADNGFGSAILYSGTRGSDWREHSATRIDDVMLKSQYAPDEVHTFTSLLQYYDGEADMPGGLSRADYDADRWQSTRPVDRFWGRRQLASLGYQFQPDQQHKFNILGFYTHTLRSGYLEQGARVTLSPREYWVRGIEPRYSQSFNLGPTAHEVGVGYRYVSESGHEMRYYTPTVSGELPSTASPYDRDTRSGTEAHAWYLDDRIDIGNWTITPGMRFEHIESFQRNAIRGTRQDVSYNAPLPALNVLYHLTDSWNLYANTEGSFGTVQYSQIGKAVESGNVEPEKARTWEVGTRYDDGALTAEVGLFLINFNNQYDSNQTNDTVTARGKTRHTGLESQVRYNLGELTPALEEVSVYASYAYVNAEIREKGDTYGNQVPFSPRQKGTFGVDYHPGSWTFNLNSEFQSSQFADNANTVQESADGSTGRIPGFMLWGARASYDFGPRLANLNLAVGVKNLFDQPYFTRSYDDNNKGIYAGQPRTFYVQGALKF
- the fecD gene encoding Fe(3+) dicitrate ABC transporter permease subunit FecD, whose translation is MIPARYLLPLMLFGLAVGMIISLKLGVQSFSWSTLWSAWQPANEAHFVVMEYRLPRVVLALLVGAALAVSGVLVQGVIRNPLASPDILGVNHAASLASLVALLLFPAFPLGGLPLVSFAGGCFALGLLRWLTGTSSPLRLAVVGVALAACFASVTDYLLLSRPQDINTALLWLTGSLWGRDWQMVLLALPLPILLLISLCFCRDLDLLALGDERAATLGVSLRHFQRGVLLIGVALAALAVAVCGPISFISLVVPHLARRLVGGCHARLLPFSALLGALVLLLADMLARTLSPPMELPAGVITALIGAPWFFWLLIRTR
- the fecC gene encoding iron-dicitrate ABC transporter permease FecC, producing MIRWLISVALLISAFWFSLTSFSAVPIAPQSALHALWPGQPQNIGEALVFNLRLPRALVAVLLGAALALAGGLLQALTHNPLASPSVLGINSGAALAIALVSAFAPVKLEGYPLALIAAGGGGLSWVCVTLAARTHDRQRLILAGIALSAFCMAMTRIVLLLAEDHAYGILTWLAGGIAQVRWQEVWQLLPVMAVIVPLVLTQTRALNLLSMGDSAAHSLGVNIVVLRVGLSIALLLLVGACVSVAGPLGFIGLLVPHLARAWIGHDLRVMLPMAMLLGATLLLIADIAARALGWPGELPAGVVLALVGAPCFVWLARRQR
- a CDS encoding response regulator, encoding MQPELIDVLIVEDENTLAQLHAELISEHPCLRLVGVASSLAEAQSLLNSKQPQLVLLDNYLPDGKGITLIGDPLVMRANCSVIFITAASDMDTCSQAIRNGAFDYILKPVSWKRLSQSLERFVQFAEQQRVWKIVDQQNVDSLYQLQAKNYRQNNNNKGIEEKTLALVQNLFAQAQRCFSVDEVVSETGLSKTTVRRYLEHCVDAGFLAVEMQYGKIGHPRRMYRWGG